The proteins below are encoded in one region of Brassica napus cultivar Da-Ae chromosome A6, Da-Ae, whole genome shotgun sequence:
- the LOC106382087 gene encoding uncharacterized protein LOC106382087, with amino-acid sequence MEPPPPERSKRLHNFTLPYLRWGQQRFLRCVNLPSHHLPSSSSSPSPDHAANRSVVAAARPWNLRKRRAACSEPGDESPAKIEIGVKRGLDVEEMEKDEKLKFSVSLLKKEIEEDFSNMIGKRLPRRPKKRPRTVQKKLNTIFPGLWLSEEVTIDSYDVPEALET; translated from the exons ATGGAGCCTCCTCCTCCAGAAAGATCGAAACGCCTCCATAACTTCACCTTACCTTATCTCCGCTGGGGTCAACAGAGATTCCTCAGATGCGTCAATCTACCTTCACATcaccttccttcttcttcttcctctccttctccaGATCACGCAGCCAACAGATCCGTCGTAGCGGCGGCTCGGCCGTGGAATCTGAGGAAGAGAAGAGCTGCGTGTAGTGAACCTGGAGACGAATCTCCGGCGAAGATCGAAATCGGCGTGAAGAGAGGTTTGGATGTAGAAGAAATGGAGAAGGATGAGAAACTGAAATTCTCGGTTTCGTTGTTGAAGAAAGAGATCGAAGAGGATTTTTCGAACATGATTGGGAAAAGACTTCCAAGGAGACCTAAGAAGAGACCAAGAACTGTTCAGAAGAAACTCAAT ACGATTTTTCCTGGATTGTGGTTGTCCGAAGAAGTAACGATAGATTCATATGACGTCCCTGAAGCTCTTGAAACGTGA
- the LOC111198816 gene encoding 4-substituted benzoates-glutamate ligase GH3.12-like, with translation MSIISDFNDEEKEKVLEDLTSNVKQIQDDLLKEILTLNSGTEYLQSFLHGSSSKELFKKNLPIVTYKDVKPYFDRVANGESSDVISALPITNVFVSSGTSGGANKILPSNNKFLDGYAFSNDLLVHIISKHVKGVERGKGMIFSLTGHETKTPGGLPIESSTSWYLKSDYFKNRPSNWFYSFTSPDEVMLGSDIKQNLYCHLLCGLVQRDEVMRIGSTFASGMVRVIKVLQDSWKELCSNIRSGHLSEWITDSGCRNAVSMVTGGQPRPKLSDEIENICSLKSWKGIMKKLWPQTMYIEAIVTGSMAQYVPTLNHYCDDLPLVSTTYASSESIFGINIDPLCKPEDISYTLMPNISYFEFIPVEEGSDDVVDLADVKLGCSYQLLITNLWGLYRMRIGDMLKVTGFHNKAPQFRFMGRENTLLSIDTDRTNEKYLFKALNRATLVLESSDLRLVAFTSYADTSSSPGHYVIYLEVKAKNEDIRDLEFDEKTFLECCLVMEDSFDDEYRYCRSNEFVGPLEIRVVNDGSFDSLMNLSISKGTSVNQYKTPTCITSEKGVQVLETNVVAKFFSTLSASHFA, from the exons ATGAGTATAATCTCTGATTTCAACgacgaagaaaaagaaaaggtcCTTGAGGACCTGACCTCCAATGTGAAGCAAATACAAGACGATTTGTTGAAAGAGATACTCACACTTAACTCAGGAACTGAGTATCTCCAAAGCTTCCTTCATGGAAGCTCTTCTAAAGAGCTCTTCAAAAAGAACTTACCAATAGTCACCTATAAAGATGTGAAACCTTATTTCGATCGTGTCGCCAATGGAGAGTCATCGGATGTAATATCGGCCCTACCTATTACAAATGTCTTCGTGAG TTCAGGGACTTCTGGAGGAGCAAACAAAATACTACCATCAAATAACAAATTTTTGGATGGCTATGCATTCAGTAATGATCTTCTCGTGCACATTATAAGCAA GCATGTGAAAGGTGTGGAGAGAGGAAAAGGGATGATTTTTTCCTTAACCGGACACGAGACAAAAACTCCTGGTGGCTTGCCCATTGAGTCCAGTACAAGCTGGTACTTAAAGAGCGACTATTTCAAGAATCGACCATCCAATTGGTTTTATTCCTTTACGAGTCCTGATGAAGTTATGTTGGGAAGTGACATCAAGCAAAACCTTTATTGCCATTTACTATGTGGTCTTGTCCAAAGAGATGAGGTCATGAGAATTGGTTCAACATTCGCTTCAGGTATGGTCCGAGTAATCAAGGTTCTTCAAGATTCTTGGAAGGAGCTGTGTTCGAATATCCGATCAGGTCATCTCAGCGAATGGATCACTGACTCTGGCTGTCGAAACGCTGTTTCTATGGTAACTGGAGGCCAGCCCCGTCCCAAGCTATCAGACGAGATTGAAAATATATGCAGCTTAAAGTCTTGGAAAGGTATAATGAAAAAACTATGGCCACAAACCATGTACATTGAAGCTATTGTTACAGGTTCAATGGCACAATATGTTCCTACACTGAACCATTATTGTGATGACCTCCCTCTTGTTTCAACAACTTACGCTTCTTCCGAGTCAATCTTCGGTATTAATATTGATCCTTTGTGTAAACCTGAAGACATCTCTTACACGCTCATGCCCAACATATCTTACTTTGAGTTTATACCAGTGGAGGAAGGTAGTGATGATGTTGTAGACCTCGCAGATGTCAAACTCGGGTGTTCTTACCAGTTATTGATCACAAACTTGTGGGGTTTGTATAGAATGAGAATCGGAGATATGTTAAAGGTGACTGGTTTCCACAACAAGGCACCTCAGTTTAGGTTCATGGGAAGAGAGAACACACTGTTAAGCATTGATACCGACCGGACAAACGAGAAATACTTGTTCAAGGCTTTGAATCGAGCAACACTGGTTCTTGAGTCATCAGATCTAAGACTTGTAGCTTTCACCAGCTATGCAGATACCTCCAGTAGTCCAGGTCACTATGTGATTTACTTGGAAGTAAAGGCTAAAAACGAAGACATTAGGGACCTCGAGTTCGACGAAAAGACATTCTTGGAGTGTTGTTTAGTAATGGAGGATTCATTTGATGATGAGTACAGGTACTGTCGGTCTAACGAGTTTGTTGGGCCTCTCGAGATAAGAGTAGTGAATGATGGGAGTTTTGATTCTCTTATGAACTTGTCCATCTCAAAGGGTACTTCGGTTAATCAATACAAGACTCCTACATGCATTACGTCTGAAAAGGGCGTACAAGTATTGGAGACAAATGTGGTTGCTAAATTCTTCAGTACTCTAAGTGCATCTCATTTTGCTTAA
- the LOC111216215 gene encoding uncharacterized protein LOC111216215 — protein MICTESNHQRISFSSDLGQSDNAPPPPPVIEPPALIRRDESLLDSSNSSFEFHISNNFDPGDSSPADEIFADGMILPFHVTPPSTSPKRLYKYELPPITSSLSPSPSPLPPQPSPPKHSEKDTSGANSDSEAEKSSKSFWSFKRSSSLNCDLKKSLICSFPRLTRSNSTGSVTNSKRAMLRDVNNHRVSPTSSSSSVCCNYHFRPQKHTGKKGEAGSFLRHSKKKKNKK, from the coding sequence ATGATCTGCACGGAGTCAAATCACCAGCGTATTTCCTTCTCCAGTGATCTTGGCCAATCAGATAacgcaccaccaccaccacctgtGATAGAACCACCAGCCCTTATCCGAAGAGACGAATCTCTTCTTGATTCATCAAACTCTTCTTTCGAGTTCCACATCTCAAACAACTTTGATCCTGGAGACTCCTCACCAGCCGATGAGATCTTCGCTGACGGCATGATCCTCCCTTTCCATGTAACCCCACCTTCCACCTCACCAAAACGTCTCTACAAATACGAACTCCCTCCCATTACCTCCTCTCTttctccatctccatctcctCTCCCTCCACAACCATCACCGCCAAAACACAGCGAGAAGGACACCAGCGGTGCAAACTCGGACTCGGAAGCAGAGAAGTCGTCAAAGTCGTTTTGGAGtttcaagagaagctcgagtcTCAACTGCGACTTAAAGAAGAGTCTGATCTGTTCGTTTCCTCGTCTCACGAGAAGCAACTCTACAGGTTCGGTTACTAATTCAAAGAGAGCAATGCTGAGAGATGTTAACAACCATAGGGTCtctcccacttcttcttcttcctctgtctgTTGCAACTATCACTTCAGGCCTCAGAAGCACACAGGAAAGAAAGGTGAAGCAGGATCGTTTCTACGTcactcaaagaagaagaagaacaagaagtag
- the LOC106382092 gene encoding 4-substituted benzoates-glutamate ligase GH3.12: MSIISYYNEEEKGKVLEDLTWNVKQIQDDLLKEILTLNSGTEYLQNFLHGSSAKELFKKNLPIVTYKDVKPYIDRVANGESSNIISALPITNFFNSSGTSGGANKILPSNSKYLDGSAFSTDLIAHVIRKHVKGVERGKGMLFFLTGHDTKTPGGFPIEDGISWYLKSDYFKNRPSTWFYSYTSPDEVMLGSDLKENLYCHLLCGLVQRDEVTRIGSTFASGMVRVIKVLEDSWKDLCFDIRSGNLSEWITDSGCRNSVSLVLGGQPRHKLSDEIESICSQKSWKGIMKKLWPQTLCIEAIATGSMAQYVPTLKHYCGDVPLVSTIYASSESMFGINTDPLCQPENTSYTLMPNISYFEFIPTEGGNGDVVDLADVKLGCSYQLLVTNLWGLYRMRIGDIVKVTGFHNKAPKFRVIGRENTLLSIDTDRTTEEYLLKAVNRARLVLESSDLRLVAFTSYADISSSPGHYVIYWEVKTKEEDMKELDEKTSLECCSVMEDTLDEEYMYCRANEFIGPLEIRVVNDGTFDSLMNLSISKGASITQYKTPTCITSEEGLQVLETNVVARFFSTLRASHVLKP, from the exons ATGAGTATAATCTCTTATTACAACGAGGAAGAAAAGGGAAAGGTTCTTGAGGACCTAACCTGGAATGTGAAGCAAATACAAGACGATCTGTTGAAAGAGATACTCACCCTTAACTCAGGAACTGAGTATCTCCAAAACTTCCTTCATGGAAGCTCTGCTAAAGAGCTCTTCAAGAAGAACTTGCCAATAGTCACTTATAAAGATGTGAAACCTTACATTGATCGTGTCGCAAATGGAGAGTCGTCGAATATAATATCGGCCCTACCCATTACAAATTTCTTTAACAG TTCGGGAACTTCTGGAGGAGCAAACAAAATACTACCATCGAATAGCAAGTATTTGGATGGCTCTGCATTCAGTACTGATCTTATCGCGCACGTTATACGCAA GCATGTGAAAGGTGTGGAGAGAGGAAAAGGGATGCTGTTTTTCTTAACAGGGCACGATACCAAGACTCCAGGTGGCTTCCCCATTGAGGACGGAATAAGCTGGTACCTAAAGAGCGACTATTTCAAGAACCGGCCATCTACTTGGTTCTACTCTTATACGAGTCCTGATGAAGTTATGTTAGGCAGTGACCTCAAGGAAAACCTTTATTGTCATTTGCTATGCGGTCTTGTCCAAAGAGATGAGGTCACAAGAATTGGTTCCACATTCGCTTCAGGCATGGTCAGAGTAATCAAGGTTCTTGAAGATTCTTGGAAGGACTTGTGTTTTGATATCCGATCAGGTAATCTCAGTGAATGGATCACCGACTCTGGTTGTAGAAACTCCGTTTCATTGGTTCTAGGAGGTCAGCCCCGTCACAAATTATCAGACGAGATTGAAAGTATATGCAGCCAGAAGTCTTGGAAAGGTATAATGAAGAAACTATGGCCACAAACCTTATGCATTGAAGCTATTGCTACAGGTTCAATGGCACAATATGTCCCTACACTGAAACATTACTGCGGTGACGTGCCTCTTGTTTCAACAATTTACGCTTCTTCCGAGTCAATGTTCGGTATTAATACTGATCCTTTGTGTCAGCCTGAAAACACCTCTTACACGCTCATGCCCAACATATCTTACTTCGAGTTTATACCAACGGAGGGAGGCAATGGTGATGTTGTGGACCTAGCTGACGTAAAACTCGGCTGTTCTTACCAGTTATTGGTCACAAACTTATGGGGTTTGTATAGAATGAGGATCGGAGATATTGTTAAGGTGACTGGATTCCACAACAAGGCACCTAAGTTTAGGGTTATAGGACGAGAGAACACGTTGTTAAGCATTGATACGGACCGGACAACTGAAGAATACTTGTTAAAGGCGGTGAATCGAGCAAGGCTGGTACTTGAGTCATCAGATCTAAGGCTTGTAGCTTTCACTAGCTATGCTGATATCTCCAGTAGTCCCGGTCACTATGTGATATATTGGGAAGTAAAGACTAAAGAGGAAGACATGAAGGAGCTTGATGAAAAGACATCCTTGGAGTGTTGTTCAGTAATGGAGGATACGTTGGACGAGGAATACATGTACTGCCGGGCTAACGAATTTATAGGGCCTCTCGAGATAAGAGTAGTGAACGATGGGACGTTCGATTCTCTTATGAACTTGTCCATCTCAAAAGGTGCTTCGATTACTCAATACAAGACTCCAACATGCATCACATCTGAAGAGGGCTTACAAGTATTGGAGACAAATGTGGTTGCTAGATTCTTCAGTACTCTCAGAGCATCTCATGTGCTTAAGCCATGA